One stretch of Comamonas testosteroni DNA includes these proteins:
- a CDS encoding flavin monoamine oxidase family protein, translating into MPEPSKHVSRRQLLSMIGKVAGGSAMYQAMSSLGYAAESHYSGPVKLGNAKPGASVLVLGAGLAGMVAAHELRAAGYKVQLLEYQSRAGGRCWTLRGGDEFSELDGTRQKVGFAKGNYFNPGPWRVPYHHHAMLDYYKRFGIKLEAFNQVNYNAYLHNSKALAGKPQRFRHVQTDVYGHVAELLSKATNQGALDQSVSREDKERLLESLKAWGVLDKEYRYRASNAVSDFRGYDIDPGGGLMAQAKPSTPMGLHELLESNLWRQMGVGNIYEFHSAIFQPEGGMDMLAQAMARDLGPAIRYNAKVTRIAQNDKGVTVDYVDALKPGSTLQARADWCVCTIPLSILSQIEVQAGSAMQNAIAAVPYGSSMKVGLEFKRRFWEEDERIYGGISYTDLPIQQISYPSTGYMGNGPAVLLGAYAFENSNSYRFSSLKPAERVRLALEYGAQIHPQYKQEFLNGVSVAWHRMPWINGCFGNWTDALREQHYKDLAQIDGRLVLAGEHVSYIPAWQEGAVLSSLDAIQRLHAKASSL; encoded by the coding sequence ATGCCAGAGCCAAGCAAGCATGTCAGTCGCAGACAACTGCTCTCGATGATCGGAAAGGTCGCGGGCGGCAGTGCCATGTATCAAGCCATGAGTTCACTGGGCTATGCCGCCGAATCGCATTACAGCGGTCCGGTCAAGCTCGGCAACGCCAAACCTGGCGCATCGGTTCTGGTGCTGGGCGCTGGCCTGGCAGGCATGGTGGCAGCCCACGAGTTGCGCGCGGCCGGCTACAAGGTGCAGTTGCTTGAATACCAGAGTCGCGCTGGCGGCCGCTGCTGGACGCTGCGCGGCGGCGATGAGTTCAGCGAACTCGACGGCACGCGCCAGAAAGTGGGCTTTGCCAAGGGCAACTACTTCAACCCCGGCCCCTGGCGCGTGCCCTACCACCACCATGCGATGCTGGACTACTACAAGCGCTTCGGCATCAAGCTCGAGGCCTTCAACCAGGTCAACTACAACGCATATCTGCACAACAGCAAGGCCCTGGCCGGCAAGCCCCAGCGCTTTCGCCATGTGCAGACCGATGTCTATGGCCATGTGGCCGAGCTGCTGTCCAAGGCTACCAATCAGGGCGCACTGGACCAGAGCGTCAGCCGGGAAGACAAGGAACGCCTGCTGGAGAGCCTCAAGGCCTGGGGCGTGCTGGACAAGGAGTACCGCTACCGCGCCAGCAATGCGGTCAGCGATTTCCGGGGCTACGACATCGACCCCGGCGGCGGCCTGATGGCGCAGGCCAAACCTTCGACGCCCATGGGCCTGCACGAGCTGCTCGAGTCCAATTTGTGGCGCCAGATGGGCGTGGGCAATATCTACGAATTCCACAGCGCCATCTTCCAGCCCGAAGGCGGCATGGACATGCTGGCCCAGGCCATGGCGCGCGATCTGGGCCCGGCCATACGCTACAACGCAAAGGTCACCAGGATCGCCCAGAACGACAAGGGCGTGACCGTGGACTATGTGGACGCCCTCAAGCCCGGCAGCACGCTGCAGGCCCGCGCCGACTGGTGCGTGTGCACGATTCCGCTGTCCATCCTGAGCCAGATCGAAGTGCAGGCCGGCAGCGCCATGCAGAACGCGATTGCTGCCGTGCCCTACGGCAGCTCCATGAAGGTCGGTCTGGAGTTCAAGCGCCGCTTCTGGGAAGAGGACGAACGCATCTACGGCGGCATCAGCTACACCGATCTGCCGATCCAGCAGATCTCCTACCCCTCCACCGGCTATATGGGCAACGGCCCCGCCGTGCTGCTGGGCGCCTATGCCTTTGAGAACTCCAACAGCTACCGCTTCTCCTCGCTCAAGCCGGCCGAGCGCGTTCGCCTGGCGCTGGAGTACGGCGCGCAGATCCATCCGCAGTACAAGCAGGAGTTCCTCAACGGTGTGTCGGTCGCCTGGCATCGCATGCCCTGGATCAACGGCTGCTTCGGCAACTGGACCGATGCACTGCGCGAGCAGCACTACAAGGATCTGGCAC